The DNA segment CCTGCGCGACGCCTTCGCGCCGTTCGAGCAGCGCACCACTGTGCGTAAGGACATGACCTATACCGGTAGTTATTTTTATGGCGCCCATACCTACTTCGAATTTTTCGAAGCCGGGGGCAGCCTGGGCCGCAGCGTAGGAGCGAGCGGCGTCGCCTTTGGCGTCGAGGCAGCGGGCGCCAGCCTGCGCTTGAAGCCGCGCCTCGAAAAGACGCTTGCCCTGCCGGTCGCCATAATCCCCGTCACCAGGCGCACGGGCGACCGCGACGTAGACTGGTTCTACATGACGAACGCCGGGCAAGCCTCGCCGCTGCTGCAAACCTGGGTGATGGAATACCGCGAACATTTTCTCGATGACTGGTACGGCGACCTTAAGCCGACGACGCGCGGCATCACCCGCGCCGAGGTTCTTGAACGCTACGCCGCCAAGATCGGCGAAGACGATCACCGCCGACAGAAGCTCCTCGAAGATGTGAAAGAGATCACGCTCGCTCTGCCCGAAGCCGAACGCCGCCACCTGATTAAGATGTGCGCGGCGTTCGGCTACCGCGTAGTCGCCGGCGAGATGCGATGCGAGGGGCCGGGCATCGCCTTCATCTTTGTCGAGCCGAAAGCCGAGACGCGCGGCATCATTGCCGTAAAGTTCTCGCTGCGTCACGCGAAGACCGGAGAGCAACGCTACCGCTTCGACAAGACCGCCTTGCAATTCAACGCCGACCGCACCGCCATCTGGACGTTTAGCGATTAATCACACCCTTCAGGAGCAAACGCATCTCGCTTATCACGGGCGCGAGCGCTGTAGTTTTTTCCACAACTTGGCCGCCGCCTGTTGCGCCCGTTCGTACAGCGCCGCTTCCGGGTAAGCCGCCCGGCGGTCGCGAATGATGAAACGTCC comes from the Blastocatellia bacterium genome and includes:
- a CDS encoding DUF5829 family protein, translating into MPIGVSPKSRYAMRESASNHIVSRADRQMWSKRQLIKLAARLLLLVTTAGAVMAQATGRAPASGETMDTVYLNHFFLTLDTESYKAIESSPFLRDAFAPFEQRTTVRKDMTYTGSYFYGAHTYFEFFEAGGSLGRSVGASGVAFGVEAAGASLRLKPRLEKTLALPVAIIPVTRRTGDRDVDWFYMTNAGQASPLLQTWVMEYREHFLDDWYGDLKPTTRGITRAEVLERYAAKIGEDDHRRQKLLEDVKEITLALPEAERRHLIKMCAAFGYRVVAGEMRCEGPGIAFIFVEPKAETRGIIAVKFSLRHAKTGEQRYRFDKTALQFNADRTAIWTFSD